The Macadamia integrifolia cultivar HAES 741 unplaced genomic scaffold, SCU_Mint_v3 scaffold1929, whole genome shotgun sequence region GATAAGATTTTAAGTTTTCAAAGACCTCTACATATGAAGACTGGCCTTGGATATGTGACACAAGGATCGTctgaaataatgaagaaaactaAAGGCAAAGGAACTGCAGAAAATCCAATCAGGTTTGTCAGGGAGAAACAGAGTGGCACACAGATGTTTGACAATGATGAATTTACTTCAGTTGACTATCAAAGACACAGAGGTTCTTGGCAAAGACAAAGCTTCAAAGGTTAGTGTTATGGGTGTAACTATTATGGACACAAGGTGGTAGATTGCAAAAGATAGACCAAGCCTATAGTATTTACTAGCAAGAATAGGTTTGCTCCATTGGCAGAGAAGAGTGTAGAGTGTTATAGGTGTCACAAGATGGGACACATTGCCAAAAATTGCAAGACCATACTTTCCTACCAGAGGCAGGAAAAATGAAGGCAAAATGACAATTCTTCATGGAAACAAGGTCAGAGACAAAGAGAACTTATTACTGTGGTAAATAAAGCAGTATgggttgagaagaaaaggaaagcagGAAGTAAGTCATTAATTGTTCAAACAGCCTTTAAAGCTCATAGCAAGCCGTCACcgtggattcttgatagtggatGCTCCACTCACATGACAGGTGATAAGGGAAAGTTTATGAGTCTAGATTCAACTGAGGGTGGATCTGTCAAGTTTGGAAACAATGATGGTGCAAAGATAGAAGGCAGAGGCATAGTTAAGTTGGACAGAGGAAAGATCAAGTCAAACAATGTCCTATATGTTAGCGGTCTGATACACAACTTACTCAGTGTGAGTCAAATTTGTGACAATGGTAATGAGGTTTTGTTCACCAAAGAAGGTTGCGTgatcaagaaaatcaaaaatgGAAAGATTGTGGCATAAGGGACAAGAACTACAGGCAACTTATACACTCTGTTAGAAACAAATGAAGATAGATGCATGATGGAGCAGGAAGATGAATGTTTGCTATGGCATAGAAGGATTGGGCATATCAGCTTCAAGAACTTAGCTAAATTGAGCAAAAAGAAGGCAGTCAGAGATCTTCCAAAGATCAAGTCTCTAACAAATCATATTTGTGCACCatgtcaaaagggaaagcagACTAGGGCCACATACAAGTCAAAGGAGCATTATTTAAGTAAACTATTGGACTTGATTCATACAGATCTTTGTGGACCCATGAAAACAGAGGTAATTGGTGGAGAGAGGTACTTTATCCTATTCATAGACGAGTACTCCAGGATGACTTGTGTTATGTTCCTTAAAGACAAGACTGAAGCCTTAGATTGTTTCAAGACCTTCAAGAAGAGGGTAGAGAATGAAACTGGTAGGACAATTAAGTGCCTAAGATCTGATCAAGGGAAGGAGTTtacttggaatttattttttaacttctGTCATGAGCATGGGATTAGGATTCAACATTCTGCAGCCCATaacccccaacaaaatggggttgtagaaagaaagaatagaactGTTCAAGAGATGGCAAGGacaattttgattgaaaaaaatgTTGCTAGGAGGTTTTGGAGAGAAACAATATATTCTGCAGTGCACATCCAGAATAGTTATTTCTTTAGACCAAATGAATCCAAGACACCATACGAGCTATGGTATGGAAGGAGAGCCACTGTTAAATATCTTAGGGTATTTGGTTCCAAATGCTTCATCAAAAGGAAGGAAGATAgccttggaaaatttgatgacaGAGCAGATGAGGGGATTTTCTTGGCGTATTCTTCAAAGAGTAAGGCCTACAGATGCTATAATAAAAGATTGGGCAAAGTGGTAGAGAGTTCAGATGTAAGAATTGATGAACATGTGCCCCATTCTAAACAGATAGAACCAGCAGAGCAGACTCTTGAGGACTTTTACGATGATGCAACTGTAGATGATGAAGTTGTAGAATTTCAAAATCATATTGATGATGAGGATACAGATGTTCATGAGACTAACACAGTgacagagagagatggaggacCCAGTTTTGAAAAGTGGCAAAAAGTGCATCCCCCACATCAAGTCATTGGAGATCCTAAAGCAGGAATGCcgacaagaaagatgaaatctGCTACATATTCACTTTCTCAGATTGAACCCAAGTCTATTGGGGAAGCAACTAAAGATGAGAATTGGGTGAAGGCAATGAATGAAGAGTTAGAtcaaatagagaagaacaacaCTTGGGAGGTAGTTCCTAGTCCAGCTGATAAAAACATCATTGGAACCAAGTGGGTTTTCATAAATAAGttgaatgaagatggtcaagtggttaGAAACAAAGCCAGACTAGTGTGCAAAGGCTACGCTCAGGTTGAAGGGATAGACTTTGATGAGACATTTGCACCAGTAGTAAGGTTGGAATTTATACGGATGTTCTTAGCATTGGCTGTTTATAAAAGCTTTAAGGtttatcaaatggatgtcaagtCTGCATTCTTAAATGGCAATCTTGATGAAGAAGTGTACATTGAACAACAGAATGGTTTTCAAattggagatgatccaaatATGGTCTGCAGATTAAAAAAAGCTCTATggcttgaaacaagctccaagggcttgGTAGTCAAAACTAGACAGTTACTTACATTAGTTGGGACTTCAGAAGGGCATTGTTGATAGTAACCTATATGTTATGATAGAGAACAAAAGTCAACTGGTAGTGGtggtctatgtagatgatatcatctttggcggACATAATGACGAGGTTTGTAGACAATTTGCAGAGCGGAtgacaacaaagttcaagaTGTCTATGCTGGGGGAGTTATCATACTTTTTAGGTTTGCAAGTGAATCAACAACAGAATGGTGTCTTCATATCTCAAGCAAATTACATCAAGGAGATGTTGAAGAAATTTATGATGGAGGATAGCAAACCAATAAGTACTCCCATGGTAGTAGGTTGCAAGTTTAGTTCGAGTGATGAGTCCAGTTCTGTAGATCAGACTCTCTACAGGACAACGATTGGAAGCTTGTTATACTTGACAGCATCAAGACCTGATATCCTACAAGCAGTGTGTTTGGTTGCTCAATTTCAAGGTAGTCCGAAAGAGACTCATCTAGTGGCACTCAAAAAGATTTTCAGATATCTTAGAGGTACGATGGAGTATAGTTTATGGTACCCTAAGATTGAAAGTTTCACACTCATAGCATTCTCAGATGCGGATTGGGCTGGCAGAGTGGATGATAGGAAGAGCACTAGTGGTGGTACGTTCTTTTCGGGACAGAGTCtagtggcatggcatagtaagaaacAAGAATCTATTTCTTTATCTATAGCAGAGGCTGAATACATTGCCACTACAGCGAGTTGTACACAAGTGATCTAGATAAAAAGACAAATAGCGGACTTTGGGATTCACAATGATAAGCCAGTGTCTATTAAATGTGATAATTTGAGTGCTATTAATATTTCTAAGAATCCAGTGCAGCAttcaaggacaaagcatattgacatTTGATATCACTTTCTCAAGGAGAAAGTCAACACCAACGAGGTGAGATTGGATTTTGTTCCTACAACTGAACAAGTGGCAGATATTTTCACAAAAGCACTTCCCAAGGAAAATTTTGAGACCCTTAGAGCCAAACATAGAGTTGTCACTCCACGAGCACAATAGATGGTATGTGTCCAGGGGGAGTAAGTGCGCAAGCATAGAGACATCAAATCCCTATAGGATAGGAAGATGCGGCAGGCACTCCTATAGGTGAGTCTATGCAGGGGGAAATGTATGTAGGGGGAGCATAGTCACCCTTTGCatttgttgtcaaagggggagagaaatgAATCAAAATGACATCTAAAGAGCGTTGCCAAcaattccaaagggggagattgtttgGAAATCGGATcaattgttgtcattgttggcaatcgTATGGTGATGGAGTCTATATTGAAGGGAACGCAATCAATTCCTTGGTCTAATTCAATTTAATTAGATTGTTCAATTTCATTAGTCTAATTCAATTTAATTAGATTGGTTCAATTTTAAAATGGAACCCATtgg contains the following coding sequences:
- the LOC122065225 gene encoding secreted RxLR effector protein 161-like; this translates as MIENKSQLVVVVYVDDIIFGGHNDEVCRQFAERMTTKFKMSMLGELSYFLGLQVNQQQNGVFISQANYIKEMLKKFMMEDSKPISTPMVVGCKFSSSDESSSVDQTLYRTTIGSLLYLTASRPDILQAVCLVAQFQGSPKETHLVALKKIFRYLRGTMEYSLWYPKIESFTLIAFSDADWAGRVDDRKSTSGGTFFSGQSLVAWHSKKQESISLSIAEAEYIATTASCTQVI
- the LOC122065224 gene encoding uncharacterized protein LOC122065224, giving the protein MKALEIKLVEKENQISQFNNTVEDMAKINDELSINLSSKAEECTTLEDKLEILKTELEEKQKMNLQEETTPSPLITILKSKGKEIMIQSVEADIPSSSKGNEKVLDKILSFQRPLHMKTGLGYVTQGSSEIMKKTKGKGTAENPIRFVREKQSGTQMFDNDEFTSVDYQRHRGSWQRQSFKGQRQRELITVVNKAVWVEKKRKAGSKSLIVQTAFKAHSKPSPWILDSGCSTHMTGDKGKFMSLDSTEGGSVKFGNNDGAKIEGRGIVKLDRGKIKSNNVLYVSGLIHNLLSVSQICDNGNEVLFTKEGCVIKKIKNGKIVA